Proteins from a genomic interval of Desulfofustis limnaeus:
- a CDS encoding DUF2238 domain-containing protein, translated as MVPHLLLAGYLVLFIALGINPPSGREVWLAENLPIVCIVAFLVIAYRHWFRFSTLSYLLMSVLIGMHTVGGYYTFAAVPFDWFTDFFGFERNHYDRIAHFTVGFYAFPIAEFLSRKNLVNSRVVMYLFALFSIISVAAGYEVLEWQFAILGNPEAGVEVLGSQGDVWDAQKDMVADTLGAVAVLVLYHLIRGRPEDAPPTSASR; from the coding sequence ATGGTGCCGCACCTTTTGCTGGCTGGGTATCTGGTTCTATTCATAGCGCTCGGTATCAACCCGCCGAGCGGACGTGAGGTATGGCTGGCGGAAAACCTGCCCATTGTCTGCATTGTTGCTTTTCTGGTCATCGCGTATCGTCACTGGTTCAGGTTTTCCACCCTCAGCTATCTGCTCATGTCGGTTCTTATCGGCATGCATACGGTCGGTGGGTATTATACCTTCGCCGCCGTTCCTTTTGACTGGTTCACCGATTTTTTCGGCTTCGAACGAAATCACTATGACCGAATCGCCCATTTCACCGTCGGTTTCTACGCCTTTCCCATCGCTGAGTTTCTCAGCCGCAAGAACCTGGTTAACTCACGCGTAGTAATGTATCTGTTTGCGTTGTTTTCCATCATCTCGGTTGCTGCCGGCTATGAGGTGCTCGAGTGGCAGTTTGCCATTCTCGGTAATCCTGAAGCCGGAGTAGAGGTGCTGGGCTCCCAGGGAGACGTCTGGGACGCTCAGAAAGACATGGTTGCCGATACACTTGGGGCGGTTGCCGTTCTTGTCCTTTATCACCTGATTCGCGGACGACCCGAGGATGCCCCGCCGACATCGGCTTCCCGGTGA
- a CDS encoding YaaA family protein, translating into MLTVIASTKTQKTALLADVPATQPALLAQTATLVKHLQSLDQEELAHLLGISDRLAETTRQRYARFRLPHETDTAGSVLLSFTGDVFTAMQPQRFGADELRFANHHLRVLSGLYGILRPFDLMQPYRLEMGTTGSIGPETNLYRYWQDAITAQLNEALKDHPERMVVNCASLEYSRAIRRDHLAADLITMTFRQQVRGTVKTVPIHAKKARGLFVNWLITNRIDTKAQLHQFDRQGYHFVEQLSTDDEIVFLTESP; encoded by the coding sequence ATGCTGACTGTTATCGCCTCCACCAAGACCCAAAAAACGGCGCTGCTCGCTGATGTTCCAGCCACCCAGCCGGCTCTGCTGGCGCAGACGGCAACGCTGGTGAAGCACCTGCAGAGCCTCGATCAGGAAGAACTGGCGCACTTGCTGGGCATCAGCGACCGCCTTGCCGAGACGACCAGACAACGATACGCTCGGTTTCGCCTGCCGCATGAAACCGACACCGCCGGTTCGGTGCTGCTGAGCTTTACCGGGGATGTCTTCACGGCAATGCAGCCGCAACGATTCGGTGCTGACGAGCTTCGTTTCGCCAATCATCATCTTCGTGTTCTTTCCGGACTCTACGGCATTCTGCGTCCCTTCGATCTGATGCAACCGTACCGCCTGGAGATGGGAACCACCGGCTCCATCGGACCGGAAACAAATCTCTACCGCTACTGGCAGGACGCCATAACCGCGCAGTTGAACGAGGCCCTCAAGGATCACCCGGAAAGGATGGTAGTGAACTGTGCATCGCTGGAGTACTCCCGGGCCATCCGCCGGGATCACCTGGCCGCCGACCTGATCACCATGACCTTCAGACAACAAGTTCGCGGTACTGTCAAAACGGTGCCGATCCATGCCAAAAAGGCCCGGGGCCTGTTTGTCAACTGGTTGATCACCAACCGCATCGACACCAAGGCCCAGTTGCACCAATTCGACCGACAGGGTTATCATTTTGTTGAACAACTCTCAACCGACGACGAGATAGTTTTTCTTACCGAATCCCCCTGA